The following coding sequences are from one Panicum hallii strain FIL2 chromosome 5, PHallii_v3.1, whole genome shotgun sequence window:
- the LOC112895318 gene encoding PIN2/TERF1-interacting telomerase inhibitor 1-like — MAVPEAPSCYVGIARQSAAFRLMKQMGWEEGEGLGKDKQGIKGHVRVKNKQDTLGVGVDNPCNKWVYDTTQFDNILKKLKVQSAKPIQEEITALSDSPDSTPKKDKPANVEVTKVTRPQGRYKKREGGKRVSSYSAIDLQGILVRKNEDNCQVDQKPEPICLDEPDPIICPDAVSQAEDVNWWGHKFGFVSGGFLGATSRKRKSSRKDPANVRQTFAEEDQENLYNLVQDKATSGKQGLGIKGLPMKIAGHRWKGNKTSFGDSDDDDSAQSDEFSEIEDDNVEQPTAVESIEIEKNTEKELHVDVGSKTKVKKLCKRILRQAPSQSMKLKDLKEAVEEHSNAVFSSFSCRREALLFLKKKLQGSSKFSVEGKKVQLVS; from the exons ATGGCTGTACCAGAGGCGCCCTCATGCTACGTAGGGATCGCGCGGCAGTCCGCCGCCTTCCGCCTCATGAAACAAATG GGATGGGAAGAAGGTGAGGGCCTTGGCAAAGACAAACAGGGAATTAAAGGTCATGTTAGGGTGAAAAACAAGCAGGATACTCTAG GTGTTGGTGTAGATAATCCTTGTAACAAATGGGTATATGATACCACTCAATTTGACAACATACTGAAGAAATTGAAAGTG CAATCAGCTAAGCCTATTCAAGAAG AAATTACAGCTCTAAGTGATTCGCCTGACAGCACGCCCAAGAAAGACAAACCAGCAAATGTTGAAGTTACTAAAGTTACTCGACCTCAAGGAAG atacaagaaaagagagggggggAAAAGAGTGAGCTCTTATTCAGCAATAGATCTTCAAGGCATACTT GTACGCAAAAACGAAGATAATTGCCAAGTGGATCAGAAACCTGAACCAATATGCTTGGATGAACCTGATCCTATCATTTGCCCTGATGCAG TATCCCAAGCTGAAGATGTGAACTGGTGGGGGCACAAGTTTGGATTCGTATCAGGAGGGTTTCTAGGAGCAACATCTCGTAAAAGAAAATCTTCACGAAAAGATCCTGCTAATGTCCGCCAGACATTTGCGGAGGAAGATCAAGAAAATCTATACAATCTTGTTCAG GATAAAGCTACTTCTGGCAAGCAGGGTCTTGGCATCAAGGGCCTGCCAATGAAAATTGCTGGCCATCGTTGGAAGGGAAACAAAACTTCATTTGGTGATAGTGACGACGATGATTCAGCCCAGTCCGATGAATTTTCAGAAATTGAAGATGACAATGTGGAACAACCCACTGCTGTTGAATCCATAGAGATAGAGAAGAAtacagaaaaagaattgcatgtGGATGTTGGATCCAAAACCAAGGTCAAGAAACTTTGCAAAAGAATACTTCGTCAG GCCCCATCTCAGTCGATGAAATTGAAGGATCTTAAGGAAGCCGTTGAAGAACATTCTAATGCTGTATTCTCCAGCTTCTCTTGCAGACGTGAAGCTCTGTTGTTTCTGAAGAAGAAG CTTCAAGGGAGCAGTAAGTTCAGCGTAGAAGGCAAGAAAGTACAACTTGTGTCTTGA